One Erythrobacter aureus DNA segment encodes these proteins:
- a CDS encoding carotenoid oxygenase family protein, with amino-acid sequence MPAELVETIKTTIQPNDHPYMKGAWRPTFNEWNATFADGEAEVIGEIPKDIDGVYVRTGENQVHEPIGRYHPFDGDGFVHSISFKDGKASYRSRFVRTKGFEAEREAGRSLWAGLMEPPHKSTRPGWGAQEWLKDSSSTDVVVHAGKILSTFYQCGEGYRLDPFTMEQFGTEGWVPVDGISAHTKLDEATGELLFFNYSKHAPYMHYGVVGPDNKLKHYVPIPLPGPRLPHDMCFTENYSILNDMPLFWNEELLERNVHAVEFHPEMKTRFAIIPRYGRPEDIRWFEAEPTYTLHWLNAYEEGDEIVLDGYFQEEPQPKSYPDAPEGLERMMAYLSQGLMKPKLHRWRFNMKTGETVEQRLDDRILEFGMINQRYAGRKYRYAYSAIPEPYWFLFKGIVKHDLETGESWSYELGEGRYASESPFVPRIGAKDEDDGYIISYVSDVNADQSECILLDAKDIEAGPVCRIILPERICSGTHSTWANGSDIGMPENSVLAA; translated from the coding sequence ATGCCTGCGGAACTGGTTGAAACCATCAAGACTACGATCCAGCCCAACGATCATCCCTATATGAAGGGAGCCTGGCGCCCGACATTCAACGAATGGAATGCGACCTTTGCCGATGGCGAGGCCGAAGTGATCGGCGAGATCCCGAAGGATATCGACGGGGTCTATGTTCGTACCGGAGAGAACCAGGTTCACGAACCGATCGGGCGCTATCACCCTTTCGATGGCGACGGCTTTGTCCATTCGATCAGTTTCAAGGATGGCAAGGCGAGTTATCGCAGCCGGTTCGTGCGCACCAAGGGCTTCGAAGCCGAACGGGAAGCCGGGCGCTCGCTATGGGCCGGACTGATGGAGCCACCGCACAAATCCACGCGCCCCGGCTGGGGTGCGCAGGAATGGCTCAAAGACAGTTCCTCGACCGATGTCGTGGTGCATGCGGGCAAAATCCTCTCGACCTTCTATCAATGCGGCGAGGGATATCGCCTCGATCCGTTCACCATGGAACAGTTCGGCACCGAAGGCTGGGTTCCAGTCGACGGAATTTCCGCTCACACCAAACTCGATGAGGCGACCGGCGAGCTACTGTTCTTCAACTACTCGAAGCACGCGCCCTACATGCATTATGGCGTGGTCGGACCCGACAACAAGCTGAAGCACTATGTTCCGATCCCGCTGCCCGGGCCACGCCTGCCGCATGACATGTGCTTCACCGAAAACTACTCGATCCTCAACGACATGCCCTTGTTCTGGAACGAGGAACTGCTCGAGCGCAATGTCCATGCGGTCGAGTTCCATCCGGAAATGAAGACACGTTTCGCGATTATCCCGCGTTATGGTCGGCCGGAGGATATCCGCTGGTTCGAGGCCGAGCCGACCTACACATTGCACTGGCTCAACGCCTATGAGGAAGGCGACGAGATCGTGCTCGACGGATATTTCCAGGAAGAGCCGCAACCCAAGAGCTATCCCGACGCGCCCGAGGGGCTCGAACGGATGATGGCCTATCTCAGCCAGGGCCTGATGAAGCCCAAGCTCCACCGCTGGCGCTTCAACATGAAAACCGGCGAGACCGTGGAGCAACGCCTGGACGACCGCATCCTCGAATTCGGCATGATCAACCAGAGATACGCCGGGCGGAAGTACCGCTATGCCTATAGCGCGATTCCGGAACCCTATTGGTTCCTGTTCAAGGGAATCGTGAAACACGACCTCGAGACCGGCGAGAGCTGGAGCTATGAGTTGGGCGAAGGCCGTTATGCTAGCGAAAGCCCTTTTGTCCCCCGCATCGGCGCCAAGGACGAGGATGATGGCTACATCATTTCCTACGTCTCCGATGTGAATGCGGACCAATCCGAATGCATCCTCCTCGATGCGAAAGATATCGAGGCAGGTCCGGTCTGCCGCATCATCCTGCCGGAAAGGATCTGTTCGGGTACGCATTCGACCTGGGCCAATGGCAGCGATATCGGCATGCCGGAAAACAGCGTGCTCGCGGCCTGA
- the paaN gene encoding phenylacetic acid degradation protein PaaN, protein MTETLEHLIARHATTLDAAIDAIETRKNWSPFRDSPSSKFHAPGKPGAGKAAFETLLGKPFDLQQPGTIGQLGSEVSPFTRQPLGITYPQGDPATLIEAAQAAMPAWRKTASKARIALCLEMAERIYDRNFEMAHSVMHVAGQSYTQAFSGSGPNALDRGIEALAYAAKAMRDVSPSARWERTFGKEDVVLDKQYTLVPRGIGLVICCASFPTWNAYPAMFASLATGNPVIVKPHPIAILPMAIAVQECRRVLADFGCDPNLVTLAVDTLEHPVAQEFIDHPAVQIVDFTGSPRYGSHLERTLTGKLLFTETAGINSVVLESCEDLAETAKAIARATCLFSAQMCTSPQNIYVPRKGFTTATGPVSFDDVAQALVAAVDEIAEHPAMAAGIMGAVQAEPSCDIVRRLEKEAEGHRTAKVLRRPTPYEHPDFPDARTMTPLIVALPADNAALYAEEHFGPVMFIIAAESGDDAVEEATQLVREHGAISSYLYSTDEAFIARSLDAYTVSGMNLSINLHGAMWANFAAAYSDYHVTGLNPAGNACLADLAFVAGRFRIVQSRRPATREEVADAA, encoded by the coding sequence ATGACCGAAACGCTTGAGCACCTCATCGCTCGCCATGCTACAACACTCGATGCAGCGATCGACGCTATCGAGACTCGCAAGAACTGGAGCCCGTTTCGCGATTCTCCCAGCTCGAAATTTCATGCGCCGGGGAAACCCGGGGCTGGCAAGGCTGCATTCGAAACGCTGCTCGGCAAACCGTTCGACCTTCAGCAACCGGGCACGATCGGGCAGCTCGGTTCGGAGGTATCGCCCTTCACGCGGCAACCGCTGGGGATCACCTACCCTCAGGGCGATCCGGCTACCCTGATCGAAGCGGCACAGGCGGCGATGCCGGCATGGCGCAAAACCGCATCGAAGGCGCGCATCGCCTTGTGCCTGGAGATGGCGGAGCGGATTTACGATCGCAATTTCGAGATGGCGCATTCCGTGATGCACGTCGCGGGGCAAAGCTACACACAAGCGTTCAGCGGCAGCGGTCCGAACGCGCTAGATCGCGGGATCGAGGCGCTGGCCTATGCCGCCAAGGCAATGCGCGACGTATCGCCTTCGGCCAGATGGGAGCGGACCTTCGGCAAGGAAGATGTCGTGCTCGACAAGCAATACACGCTGGTGCCGCGCGGTATCGGACTGGTAATCTGCTGCGCGTCGTTCCCGACCTGGAATGCTTATCCGGCGATGTTCGCAAGCCTCGCAACGGGCAACCCGGTAATCGTCAAGCCACACCCGATCGCGATCCTGCCAATGGCCATTGCGGTGCAGGAATGTCGCCGCGTGCTGGCCGATTTCGGTTGCGATCCGAATTTGGTGACACTGGCGGTCGATACGTTGGAGCACCCCGTCGCACAGGAATTCATAGATCATCCCGCCGTTCAAATCGTCGATTTCACCGGAAGCCCGCGTTACGGCAGCCATCTCGAGCGAACCCTTACCGGCAAGCTGCTTTTCACCGAGACGGCAGGCATCAATTCGGTTGTCCTCGAAAGCTGCGAAGACCTTGCCGAGACAGCCAAGGCAATCGCGCGGGCAACCTGTCTGTTTTCCGCGCAAATGTGCACCAGCCCGCAGAACATCTATGTTCCCAGGAAAGGTTTCACGACGGCAACGGGGCCTGTTTCGTTCGACGATGTGGCGCAGGCGCTGGTTGCGGCGGTCGACGAAATCGCAGAGCATCCGGCCATGGCCGCCGGGATCATGGGCGCTGTGCAGGCCGAGCCAAGTTGCGATATCGTTCGACGACTGGAAAAAGAGGCTGAGGGACATCGCACTGCAAAGGTGCTGCGCCGCCCCACCCCCTATGAACATCCGGACTTCCCCGATGCCCGCACAATGACACCGCTGATCGTCGCGCTCCCGGCCGACAATGCAGCGCTCTATGCCGAGGAACATTTCGGGCCGGTGATGTTTATCATCGCAGCCGAATCCGGTGACGACGCGGTCGAGGAAGCAACGCAGCTAGTGCGCGAACACGGCGCCATATCGTCCTACCTCTATTCGACCGACGAGGCTTTCATCGCCCGTTCGCTGGATGCCTATACGGTTTCGGGCATGAATCTTTCGATCAACCTCCACGGCGCGATGTGGGCGAATTTCGCAGCCGCTTATAGCGACTACCATGTGACTGGGCTCAACCCGGCCGGCAATGCCTGCCTTGCCGACCTTGCCTTCGTCGCCGGTCGGTTCCGCATCGTCCAGAGCCGCCGACCGGCCACGCGTGAGGAGGTGGCCGATGCCGCATAA
- a CDS encoding acetyl-CoA C-acyltransferase: MEGVFIHDALRTPRGKAKEGGGLAALSPQELVRQQIDALEQRCGTHARAPDSLMLGCVGQADDQGGHIALIAKLHAGLPDDTAAISLNNYCASGLTAIGQGASLVASGQAQGVLAGGVECMSRVPFMGDRAAYYGDASLPLRARYIPVVLAADRLANAEGIKREELDAVALASQQKAAAAENDPALQRSRIATGTLDGEECIRPGTDDESLAAMPPGFGALQEHYGEALGNEHFKPLHTIGHAPPVCDGAALALVGRRELSESPRARIVAYAECGGDPAASLTAGLASMDKALERAGMTLDDMDRIEFMESFAVTIAKFLRDRRPDPAKVNVSGGHIAKGHPLGASGAILTSTLLDTLDAVDGTLGLVVVTGASGTGAAMVVERLN, from the coding sequence ATGGAAGGAGTATTCATCCACGACGCGCTTCGTACCCCGCGCGGAAAAGCGAAAGAAGGCGGTGGGCTTGCCGCTCTCAGTCCACAGGAGCTCGTCCGCCAGCAGATCGATGCCCTGGAGCAGCGTTGCGGCACACATGCACGCGCTCCCGATTCCCTCATGCTTGGCTGTGTTGGCCAGGCCGATGATCAGGGCGGACATATCGCGCTTATCGCCAAGCTGCATGCGGGGCTGCCTGACGATACCGCCGCGATCTCGCTCAACAATTACTGCGCTTCGGGCCTGACGGCGATCGGGCAAGGAGCCAGCCTGGTCGCGAGCGGGCAAGCCCAAGGCGTGCTCGCCGGCGGCGTCGAATGCATGAGCCGCGTTCCCTTTATGGGCGACCGAGCAGCCTATTACGGCGATGCATCCCTTCCGCTCCGCGCGCGTTATATCCCGGTTGTGCTGGCGGCGGACCGATTGGCCAATGCCGAGGGGATCAAGCGGGAAGAACTCGATGCCGTTGCCCTCGCCTCCCAGCAAAAGGCCGCCGCTGCGGAAAATGATCCGGCGCTACAACGCTCGCGTATCGCAACCGGAACGCTCGATGGCGAAGAGTGTATACGCCCCGGCACGGATGACGAATCTCTGGCCGCGATGCCGCCCGGATTTGGTGCCCTTCAAGAGCACTATGGCGAAGCCTTGGGGAATGAGCATTTCAAGCCGCTCCACACGATAGGACACGCTCCGCCCGTCTGCGACGGAGCCGCCCTGGCTCTGGTCGGCAGACGCGAACTGAGTGAAAGCCCGCGCGCCCGCATTGTCGCCTATGCCGAATGCGGGGGCGACCCTGCCGCTTCGCTTACCGCAGGGCTGGCCTCGATGGACAAGGCATTGGAACGCGCCGGCATGACGCTCGATGACATGGACCGGATCGAGTTCATGGAGTCGTTTGCGGTGACGATCGCCAAATTCCTGCGCGACCGCAGACCCGATCCGGCAAAGGTGAATGTCAGCGGGGGGCACATCGCCAAGGGGCATCCGCTCGGCGCAAGCGGCGCGATCCTGACTTCGACCCTGCTGGACACGCTCGACGCGGTCGACGGAACGCTCGGCCTGGTGGTGGTCACCGGCGCTTCGGGCACCGGCGCGGCGATGGTGGTCGAACGACTCAACTGA
- a CDS encoding acetyl-CoA acetyltransferase — protein sequence MTGEVFVLGGAQSDFARNMEREGNGMFDLFREVAEASFAATGVEPAEVDTAHVGNFVGELFTGQGQLGGFFGHVHPDLAGVPASRHEAACASGSIAILAASAEIEAGRYDLALVLGIELMRNVPGQTAAEHLGAAAWVGQEANEARYLWPWMFSRVEEEYEKRHGIDRAHLRAISENNFANGKRNPNAQTRGWAITDEHLGENDEVNPRIEGRLRKSDCGQVTDGAAAIFLASRAYAEKWAKRRGIALESVPRIKGWGHTTAPLMYQRKINDSKGQPYVFPFVRKAMMDALGRAGLADVYACDGVEVHDCFSITEYMAIDHFGITPPGESWRAIEDGTIALGGKVPVNASGGLIGTGHPVGATGVRMMLDSWRQVTGNAGDYQIDGARNIATFNVGGSATTACSFVVGF from the coding sequence ATGACTGGCGAAGTTTTCGTTCTGGGGGGAGCGCAGAGCGATTTCGCGCGGAACATGGAACGCGAGGGTAACGGCATGTTCGACCTGTTCCGTGAAGTGGCCGAGGCCTCGTTTGCGGCGACCGGTGTCGAGCCCGCCGAAGTGGACACCGCGCATGTCGGCAATTTTGTGGGCGAACTGTTTACCGGGCAAGGTCAGCTCGGCGGCTTCTTCGGTCATGTTCATCCCGATTTGGCCGGTGTCCCCGCATCGCGGCACGAGGCTGCCTGCGCATCGGGCAGCATCGCTATCCTGGCCGCATCGGCGGAAATCGAGGCCGGACGCTACGATCTCGCGCTCGTGCTCGGGATCGAGCTCATGCGCAATGTACCCGGGCAGACGGCAGCGGAGCATCTGGGGGCGGCGGCGTGGGTCGGGCAGGAAGCGAACGAGGCTCGCTATCTGTGGCCCTGGATGTTCTCCAGGGTTGAAGAGGAGTACGAGAAGCGACACGGAATCGACCGTGCCCACTTGCGCGCGATCTCGGAAAACAACTTCGCCAATGGCAAGCGCAATCCCAATGCGCAAACGCGCGGTTGGGCGATCACCGATGAGCATTTGGGAGAGAATGACGAGGTGAACCCGCGCATCGAAGGCCGGTTGCGCAAATCCGATTGCGGTCAGGTGACCGATGGGGCAGCGGCGATCTTTCTCGCCTCGCGCGCATACGCAGAAAAATGGGCGAAGCGTCGCGGCATTGCGCTGGAATCCGTGCCGCGGATCAAGGGGTGGGGCCACACCACCGCACCGCTCATGTATCAGCGCAAAATCAACGACAGCAAGGGACAGCCCTACGTTTTTCCCTTTGTCCGCAAGGCCATGATGGATGCGCTGGGTCGCGCCGGGCTGGCAGATGTCTATGCGTGCGACGGTGTCGAAGTGCACGATTGCTTCTCGATAACCGAGTATATGGCGATCGACCATTTCGGGATCACACCGCCGGGTGAAAGCTGGCGCGCGATCGAGGATGGCACAATCGCTCTCGGCGGGAAAGTGCCGGTCAACGCCTCGGGCGGGCTGATCGGAACCGGCCATCCGGTGGGCGCGACGGGCGTTCGCATGATGCTCGATAGCTGGCGGCAGGTCACCGGCAATGCCGGAGACTACCAGATCGATGGCGCGCGCAACATCGCGACCTTCAATGTCGGCGGCAGCGCTACGACCGCGTGCAGCTTCGTTGTCGGATTCTGA
- a CDS encoding class I adenylate-forming enzyme family protein: MVTATKDKRQLYREQGWWGDTTLADMFRANAGIHPERLALVDPPNRAVFAFGEPQRLTYAQMLAETERLAGALLANGIGKDDVIMVQLPNISEFVNLYFAAATIGAVVSPAAVQYRSHELSEMYRIAKPSAFVCATRFKGNDHLSTARKVIGAGCQIMTFGPDAPDDTVDLSAARADPGLLAAHRKTHRVDADDVFTICWTSGTTGTPKGVPRSHNHWIAIAPGTYQPSGLRDGDVMLNPFPLINMASIGGVTMSWLRVCGTMVLHHPFDPQVFLGQIATERPQFTIAPPAVLNMLLQNEELLAKVDLSSLRTIGSGSAPLAPSMVSGFQERFGIMVVNLFGSNEGMSLVTGPEAVPDPVERASYFPREMVLEPMLGGTAAAMAETRLVSIGDGSEITEMGVPGELEIRGPSVFEGYHDAPEQTEAAFTQDGFFRTGDLFEIAGDGRFYRFVGRCKDLIIRGGVNIAPEEIDQLLGGHPLLAEACAFSLPDPVMGERIGLAYVPREDREITLEEVTDFLREKDLAVFKLPERMYRFEALPRNVTNKAMRSEVREHALGSREGA, translated from the coding sequence ATGGTCACGGCGACGAAGGACAAGCGGCAGCTTTACCGCGAACAGGGCTGGTGGGGTGACACGACCCTAGCGGATATGTTTCGCGCCAATGCCGGAATCCATCCCGAACGGCTGGCGCTCGTGGACCCGCCGAACCGCGCCGTTTTCGCATTCGGAGAGCCGCAGCGGCTAACCTATGCGCAGATGCTTGCGGAAACCGAGCGACTGGCCGGTGCCCTGCTGGCGAATGGCATTGGCAAGGACGATGTGATCATGGTCCAGTTGCCCAATATCAGCGAGTTCGTGAACCTGTATTTCGCCGCCGCAACGATCGGCGCGGTCGTGAGCCCGGCGGCGGTCCAGTATCGCAGCCATGAACTCTCGGAGATGTATCGCATCGCCAAGCCGAGTGCATTCGTCTGCGCAACCCGCTTCAAGGGCAACGATCATCTCTCGACCGCGCGCAAGGTGATTGGCGCGGGGTGCCAGATCATGACCTTCGGGCCTGATGCGCCCGATGACACGGTCGATCTCAGCGCCGCCCGGGCCGACCCGGGATTGCTCGCGGCACATCGAAAGACACATCGTGTCGACGCCGACGATGTATTCACGATCTGCTGGACGTCAGGCACCACCGGCACCCCTAAAGGCGTGCCGCGCAGCCATAATCACTGGATTGCAATCGCACCGGGGACGTACCAGCCTTCGGGGCTACGGGATGGCGACGTGATGCTCAATCCGTTCCCGCTTATCAACATGGCCAGCATCGGCGGGGTGACGATGAGCTGGCTGCGCGTCTGCGGCACCATGGTGCTGCACCACCCCTTCGATCCGCAGGTATTTCTCGGCCAGATCGCGACGGAACGCCCGCAATTCACCATCGCGCCGCCTGCCGTGCTCAATATGCTGCTCCAGAACGAGGAGCTGCTGGCGAAGGTGGATCTTTCCAGCCTGCGTACTATCGGTTCGGGGTCGGCCCCGCTGGCCCCATCCATGGTCAGCGGCTTTCAGGAACGCTTTGGAATCATGGTCGTCAACCTGTTCGGCTCGAACGAGGGAATGTCGCTCGTCACCGGCCCCGAGGCGGTTCCCGATCCGGTCGAGCGCGCCAGCTATTTTCCGCGCGAAATGGTGCTGGAGCCGATGCTGGGCGGCACCGCGGCGGCAATGGCCGAAACGCGGCTGGTTTCAATCGGTGACGGCAGCGAGATCACCGAAATGGGCGTACCGGGAGAGCTGGAGATTCGCGGGCCGTCAGTGTTCGAAGGCTACCACGACGCGCCCGAGCAAACCGAGGCGGCATTCACCCAAGACGGGTTCTTCCGTACCGGCGATCTTTTCGAGATCGCGGGCGATGGGCGTTTCTATCGCTTTGTCGGTCGCTGCAAGGATCTGATCATTCGCGGCGGTGTGAATATCGCTCCGGAAGAGATCGATCAGTTGCTCGGCGGGCATCCGCTATTGGCGGAGGCCTGTGCCTTCTCCCTGCCCGATCCGGTGATGGGGGAGCGAATTGGGCTGGCCTATGTGCCGCGCGAAGACCGGGAAATCACACTCGAGGAGGTTACGGACTTCCTGCGCGAGAAGGATCTGGCCGTGTTTAAACTGCCGGAGCGGATGTACCGCTTTGAAGCCCTGCCGCGCAACGTCACGAACAAGGCGATGCGCAGCGAAGTGCGCGAGCATGCCCTTGGATCACGGGAAGGAGCATAG
- a CDS encoding lipocalin-like domain-containing protein gives MPHKPEDFIGAWKLVDWRIEYDDGGVTRPFGERAQGYIVYSADGTMTASIAKGDRQKFGIANARNAASAQKSAAFDSYFHYAGPWRIEGEEVVHEVAMSLNPDMTGTEQRRLAQFDGQGGLILSAYEDIGQGRSRHHILQWSSAA, from the coding sequence ATGCCGCATAAACCGGAAGACTTCATCGGGGCATGGAAGCTGGTCGACTGGCGGATCGAATATGATGACGGCGGCGTGACGCGCCCGTTCGGAGAGCGGGCACAGGGCTATATCGTCTATTCGGCGGATGGCACGATGACCGCCAGCATTGCCAAAGGGGACCGGCAGAAATTCGGTATTGCCAATGCCCGCAATGCCGCTTCCGCGCAAAAGTCGGCCGCCTTCGACAGCTATTTCCACTATGCCGGCCCATGGCGGATCGAAGGGGAAGAGGTCGTGCATGAGGTCGCCATGTCGCTTAATCCCGACATGACCGGAACCGAACAGCGTCGGCTGGCGCAGTTCGACGGTCAGGGAGGGCTTATCCTATCGGCTTACGAAGACATCGGCCAGGGCAGATCCCGCCACCACATTTTGCAATGGAGTAGCGCGGCATAG
- a CDS encoding NAD(P)H-dependent flavin oxidoreductase, whose protein sequence is MNRLPARLTRNLRIPAIAAPMFLVSGPDMVVAASRAGMIGSFPTPNARTPEILDQWLETITDALGADPQAAAWAANLVVHPSNDRLSADLDLVVRYEAPLVITALGSPSRVVDRVHGYGGLVFADVNSVGFARKAAMAGVDGLVLVASGAGGHTGQTAGFAFVEEVRRFWDGPIVLGGAISTGHAIRAAEILGADLAYLGTALIACRESMAADAYKQMVVEAGADQIVPSKGITGVTANWLRDSLIAAGHDPDNMPEDKKPNFENAQDDAKAWKNVWSAGQGVGAVEAIEPVGAIVERLQDEYQIAAQMPPFQIEE, encoded by the coding sequence GTGAACAGGCTCCCAGCCCGACTGACGCGCAATTTGCGCATCCCGGCGATTGCCGCGCCTATGTTTCTCGTATCGGGACCGGACATGGTCGTCGCCGCATCGCGTGCCGGCATGATCGGATCGTTCCCTACGCCCAATGCGCGGACGCCCGAGATTCTCGACCAGTGGCTCGAGACAATCACCGACGCTCTCGGCGCCGACCCGCAAGCGGCGGCGTGGGCGGCGAATCTCGTGGTGCACCCTTCGAACGATCGGTTGTCCGCTGATCTGGACCTTGTGGTCCGGTACGAGGCCCCGCTGGTCATCACCGCACTGGGCAGCCCGAGCCGGGTAGTTGATCGGGTCCATGGCTATGGGGGCCTGGTATTCGCGGACGTCAACTCGGTCGGTTTCGCGCGAAAGGCGGCGATGGCTGGAGTCGACGGGCTGGTGCTGGTAGCATCGGGTGCCGGAGGACACACCGGACAGACCGCCGGATTTGCCTTCGTCGAGGAAGTTCGGCGCTTCTGGGATGGGCCGATCGTGCTGGGTGGAGCGATTTCGACCGGGCATGCAATTCGTGCTGCTGAAATATTGGGGGCGGACCTCGCCTATCTCGGGACGGCGCTGATCGCCTGCCGGGAAAGCATGGCTGCGGATGCCTACAAGCAAATGGTGGTAGAAGCCGGGGCCGATCAGATCGTGCCATCGAAGGGCATCACCGGCGTAACCGCCAACTGGCTCAGGGACAGCCTGATCGCGGCGGGGCATGATCCCGACAACATGCCGGAGGACAAGAAGCCCAATTTCGAGAATGCACAGGACGACGCCAAGGCGTGGAAGAACGTGTGGTCCGCCGGCCAGGGTGTCGGCGCAGTTGAAGCCATCGAGCCTGTCGGTGCAATCGTTGAGCGGTTGCAAGACGAATATCAAATCGCGGCGCAGATGCCGCCGTTCCAGATCGAGGAGTGA